The Streptococcus iniae genome contains the following window.
AAACTGGGCACAGCTTTCTTATAAAAATGATCATTGTCTTTGTTAGAAGCACCTACAAGAATCATATTAACGTCGTGATCCAAATAGTAGTTGTCATCGATTCTTGGAGTAGGGCCATGAAAATACTTGAAATGTTGTTTAAGACCTTCAGATAAATCTGCTAAAATTAGTTCTTTAGGGGTGTAATAAGCAATACTTTCTCCTAAACGTCGGGCTAATTGCAATGTGTCTTTAATATCTTGTTTATCAATTGTTTCAGAAGAAATAATTTGGCCTTCTACCTGAACAACCATACCATTTAGCATAGCGACAGAGTCAATCCCAGATTCTTCTAAAACAGTATCGAGTTCCTTTACAGATCGACCTGTTGCAATTGCTGGTAAATAGCCATTGGCACGTAATTGTTTAAGAGCATGGCGGTTTTCATAAGAAATATGTGATGAGGCATTCAAAAGAGTGCCATCTAGGTCAAAAAAGACAATACCTTTATAGTTCATAACTTTATTTTAGCATAAAAACCTTTTCATAACTAAATTCCTATCTTTTTGATTTTTATTGTGTTAAACTAGTTTAGTTGTTAATTGAACGACAAATAATATAAAAGGCTTATAAGGCAGCTTCGCACTGCTTTTTTAGAAAAGAGAAACAATTGAAATTTACAGAATTAA
Protein-coding sequences here:
- a CDS encoding Cof-type HAD-IIB family hydrolase; protein product: MNYKGIVFFDLDGTLLNASSHISYENRHALKQLRANGYLPAIATGRSVKELDTVLEESGIDSVAMLNGMVVQVEGQIISSETIDKQDIKDTLQLARRLGESIAYYTPKELILADLSEGLKQHFKYFHGPTPRIDDNYYLDHDVNMILVGASNKDNDHFYKKAVPSLQFLRNSPFSIDVVKTGFNKGTGVNTIKKYLGLSNLPTYGFGDGGNDLDLLKAVDHPIAMENAIAELKELAEFITHKNTEDGILFGLKHYGLI